The Drechmeria coniospora strain ARSEF 6962 chromosome 02, whole genome shotgun sequence genome has a segment encoding these proteins:
- a CDS encoding ABC transporter codes for MEAPVAARPSQCLNDHRFGPAVVGCRDDFDFTQCFEQSMLSMLPSSIFIVAAIVRAVYLYRRPVLVEGGWAFKQSKIMVIGCYLSLQIALLVLACTGTSYGQTAIPAAALSLVAAILVLVVSVAEHARACKPSALLSLYLFFTLLFDVTQSRTQWLSDRDAPFTKVFTASIVTKLTVLLVEAQSKSSWMRDIDTYAKSPETTSSIFNKSVYFWLNDLLIRGYQKPLAAEDLYVLDESLLADNYQQLFWDAFQNRITRTGTNRKSLLLAVTATLKWSFLAPIVPRLAVTAFSFAQPFLINALLRFLREDSRTASANIGYGFIAAAALIYLGLAVSTGFYWYFHQRALVRLRACLVTAIYRKTIQKRANEEGNCSAITLMNSDVGRIQGGIRDLHECWASVLETGLASWLLYRQIRVAFLAPMLVICACTGLTMIVARFAGKRQGLWMKLLQERVALTSAMIPALPAIKMSGLSYQIGRLVQARREAEIAGAKRFRIITTVSTVIAFAPLLLSPVVTFTFSAGSLNIATAFTALSWINLLCQPLTQLFQSVPQLLAALTCFHRVQDFLAPKPHDKEAPAGLVEASQNHVVPSYPTGDGAIKIAVNNGNFGWERDVYVLKEISLSIRTSSFTIITGRMATGKSTLCKAMLQELPFAEGTVLWNDHGRQLAYCDQDPFLLNATIRENIIGSGRHDPPWYEEVVRSCHLSKDLAEMPKGDDTVVGSKGVALSGGQRKRICLARAIYARPDVAILDDVMSGMDSCTESLIFNDVFGPEGVLRRIQTTVVLATLSNRHLEFADWIIILGEGAILCQGSFSDLKLSNSHHQSSLVTNDDEPLVQADIEEKAMPPGSPTQKIDQDQQNQNAAADARRSVSDMSNYRFYFQATGFTMLLPFFATGLGFAFLYNFSSVWVEFWQNSRYGPDKTSFYLGVYFLLQFTCLTLLAGFVSFNGNVMGPRASWKLHLRSLCVLMRSPLEYYTTVDAAVATGYFSQDMSMIDNDLSGSLGNTALTGLTAIGQAALIPVAAPFVLIGYPIILAVLYFVQKFYLRTSTQLRKLMLEAREPLYKHFTETVDGLLTIRAFGWVLPSLSMNTKLLDESQRSSYLLPMLQQWLNMKLNLCVAALAVLFVALATQLRASAGLTGVGLVSLMSLGEIMGNFIRCYAELQTATVALDRLRTFEDDISLEDSDENASAPPDHWPTAGDVNLHGIYADYRTDVPFPGKTAASAGTSRRCTLRDISVSIAPGERVLVCGRTGSGKTSLLLLLQGFLRPNLGRVVIDNIELGKVVCSALRHRIIAIPQMSFFLPGRSSVRQNLEYHGNDAELDVNTYRIQETQIAQDEECEYALRAVGLWDLINSRGGLDGGLDDDALSRGEKQLFSLARAVVRRQLHQRRTEFPEKSGRGVLLLDEFNTGLDMETVSSMWSVIQQEFPMYTVICVAHTLEGAPDFDTVLVMSEGEIIEMGSPLDLLRRRGGKFRNLWHGTTVPHVQAGHAGEGA; via the exons ATGGAAGCCCCTGTCGCCGCCAGGCCTTCCCAGTGCCTCAATGACCATCGCTTCGGCCCTGCTGTCGTGGGCTGCCGCGATGACTTTGACTTTACCCAATGTTTCGAACAGTCGATGCTTTCCATGCTTCCCTCGTccatcttcatcgtcgccgccatcgtccgaGCTGTCTACCTCTACCGCCgacccgtcctcgtcgaaggAGGTTGGGCTTTCAAGCAGTCCAAGATCATGGTCATTGGATGCTATCTCAGTCTCCAGATAGCCCTGCTTGTGCTCGCCTGCACCGGAACCAGCTACGGTCAAACGGCCATTCCGGCGGCTgccctctccctcgtcgccgccatcctcgttCTGGTTGTGTCAGTGGCAGAACATGCTCGTGCGTGCAAGCCGTCGGCCCTGCTCAGCCTCTACCTCTTCTTCACTTTGCTCTTTGACGTTACCCAGTCGCGCACCCAGTGGCTTTCGGACCGCGACGCTCCTTTCACCAAGGTATTCACCGCATCCATCGTTACCAAACTCACCGTGCTCTTGGTCGAAGCCCAAAGCAAATCAAGTTGGATGCGTGACATAGACACCTACGCCAAGAGTCCGGAAACGACGAGTAGCATCTTCAACAAGAGTGTCTACTTCTGGCTAAACGACCTGCTCATCCGCGGCTACCAGAAACCGTTAGCGGCCGAAGATCTCTACGTGCTGGACGAAAGCCTCCTGGCCGACAACTATCAGCAGCTGTTCTGGGATGCGTTTCAGAATCGCATCACCCGCACGGGAACTAATCGCAAATCACTTCTCCTCGCCGTAACAGCGACTCTGAAATGGTCTTTCCTTGCGCCTATAGTCCCGCGCTTGGCGGTGACTGCTTTTTCATTCGCCCAGCCGTTTCTCATCAATGCCCTCCTCCGCTTCCTCAGAGAAGATAGTCGAACGGCATCAGCGAACATAGGATACGGATTcatcgccgctgccgcccttATCTATCTTGGACTCGCAGTATCCACCGGGTTCTACTGGTATTTTCATCAGCGTGCTCTCGTCCGACTCCGTGCCTGCTTGGTCACCGCCATATATCGAAAGACGATACAAAAAAGGGCCAACGAGGAGGGAAACTGTTCGGCAATCACTTTGATGAACTCGGACGTCGGCCGTATACAAGGTGGCATACGGGACCTCCACGAATGCTGGGCAAGCGTGCTCGAAACGGGCCTGGCAAGCTGGCTGCTGTACCGGCAGATACGAGTCGCCTTTCTCGCTCCTATGCTTGTCATCTGCGCCTGTACAGGCTTGACAATGATTGTTGCCAGATTTGCCGGCAAGAGACAGGGTCTTTGGATGAAGCTGTTGCAAGAACGAGTGGCCTTAACCTCGGCCATGATCCCAGCCCTGCCAGCCATCAAAATGAGCGGATTGAGTTACCAAATTGGGCGACTTGTCCAGGCGCGCCGCGAGGCAGAGATTGCTGGCGCCAAGAGGTTTCGAATCATCACTACCGTCTCGACTGTCATCGCCTTTGCGCCCTTGCTTCTCTCCCCCGTCGTGACATTTACCTTTAGCGCGGGAAGCCTGAACATAGCGACCGCTTTCACTGCCCTTAGCTGGATTAACCTCCTTTGCCAGCCACTCACTCAACTGTTTCAGTCTGTGCCGCAGCTTCTGGCAGCCCTGACCTGCTTCCACCGTGTCCAGGACTTTCTTGCTCCGAAACCTCATGACAAAGAGGCCCCAGCCGGTCTGGTGGAAGCAAGTCAAAACCACGTCGTTCCATCCTACCCGACAGGTGATGGTGCCATCAAGATTGCCGTGAACAATGGGAACTTTGGTTGGGAACGGGATGTTTACGTACTAAAAGAAATATCGCTATCCATAAGAACATCAAGTTTCACCATAATTACTGGAAGAATGGCAACTGGGAAGTCGACATTGTGCAAAGCAATGCTACAAGAACTACCTTTCGCCGAGGGTACTGTGCTCTGGAACGACCACGGTCGACAGCTGGCATACTGTGACCAAGATCCATTTCTCCTAAACGCCACCATCCGGGAAAATATTATTGGCTCCGGGAGGCACGATCCGCCTTGGTATGAAGAAGTTGTCCGATCATGCCACTTGTCGAAAGACCTTGCAGAAATGCCCAAGGGAGACGATACCGTGGTGGGAAGCAAAGGTGTTGCTCTCAGCGGCGGGCAACGGAAGAGGATCTGCTTGGCTCGAGCGATATACGCCCGTCCCGATGTCGCTATCCTGGACGATGTCATGAGTGGCATGGATTCTTGCACCGAAAGCCTGATCTTCAATGATGTGTTTGGCCCCGAGGGAGTGCTTCGCAGGATTCAGACGACTGTTGTTCTGGCCACGCTGTCCAACCGTCATCTGGAATTTGCCGACTGGATTATCATTCTCGGTGAAGGGGCAATTCTTTGTCAAGGCTCCTTTTCCGACCTAAAACTATCCAATAGCCACCACCAGAGCAGCCTTGTCACCAACGATGACGAACCATTGGTTCAAGCGGATATCGAGGAGAAAGCAATGCCGCCTGGCAGCCCAACACAAAAGATTGACCAAGATCAGCAAAATCAAAACGCTGCTGCAGATGCACGTCGTTCTGTGAGCGATATGTCCAACTACAGATTTTATTTCCAAGCGACTGGATTTACGATGCTGCTTCCATTCTTCGCCACGGGACTGGGATTTGCCTTCCTATACAATTTCTCCTCCGTTTGGGTTGAGTTTTGGCAAAACTCCAGATATGGCCCAGACAAGACATCATTTTACTTAGGAGTGTACTTTCTTTTACAGTTTACTTGCCTGACCTTGCTTGCTGGCTTTGTTAGCTTCAACGGTAACGTGATGGGCCCAAGAGCGAGCTGGAAATTGCACCTGCGATCGCTCTGTGTCTTGATGCGGTCGCCACTGGAATACTACACGACTGTGGATGCTGCTGTTGCAACAGGCTACTTCTCACAAGACATGTCTATGATCGACAATGATCTCAGTGGCTCACTCGGCAACACCGCTCTCACAGGCCTGACTGCCATAGGGCAAGCTGCGCTCATCCCCGTTGCCGCACCCTTCGTGCTCATCGGATATCCCATTATATTAGCGGTACTCTATTTCGTTCAGAAGTTCTACCTAAGGACCTCCACTCAATTACGCAAGCTAATGCTTGAAGCCAGAGAGCCCTTGTA CAAACACTTTACGGAGACTGTAGATGGACTTTTGACAATACGCGCCTTCGGATGGGTTTTGCCGAGCCTTTCGATGAACACGAAACTGCTCGATGAGTCTCAGAGGTCCTCCTATTTACTTCCGATGCTACAGCAGTGGCTGAACATGAAGCTAAATCTGTGCGTCGCTGCGCTTGCCGTGCTGTTCGTTGCCCTCGCCACCCAGCTTCGCGCAAGTGCGGGACTCACGGGTGTTGGACTCGTTAGTCTCATGTCTTTGGGTGAGATTATGGGTAATTTTATTCGATGTTACGCAGAGCTGCAGACGGCGACAGTTGCTCTCGACCGTTTGAGAACATTCGAAGACGACATCTCGCTTGAGGATTCCGATGAAAATGCATCTGCCCCCCCGGATCATTGGCCAACAGCTGGTGACGTAAACCTTCATGGCATCTATGCCGATTATAG GACCGATGTACCCTTCCCTGGAAAGACCGCAGCGAGTGCCGGCACGAGCCGTAGATGTACTCTACGAGACATCTCAGTTTCCATCGCCCCCGGAGAGCGTGTTCTAGTGTGTGGGAGAACTGGCAG TGGGAAAACGTCTCTTCTTCTGCTTCTTCAAGGGTTCCTAAGGCCAAACTTGGGCCGAGTTGTAATAGACAACATCGAATTGGGTAAAGTAGTTTGCTCAGCGCTGCGCCATCGCATCATTGCAATTCCGCAGATGTCATTCTTCTTGCCAGGGCGAAGCAGCGTGCGCCAGAACCTAGAGTATCACGGGAATGATGCTGAGCTTGACGTCAACACGTACCGCATACAGGAAACGCAGATTGCCCAGGATGAGGAGTGCGAGTATGCCCtacgcgccgtcggcctttgGGACTTGATCAACTCCCGCGGCGGGCTGGACGGCGGACTGGATGACGATGCCTTGAGTCGCGGAGAGAAGCAGCTCTTCAGCCTTGCCAGAGCAGTCGTGCGCCGACAACTACACCAGAGACGGACTGAATTCCCGGAGAAGTCGGGACGGGGTGTtttgctcctcgacgagttcAATACCGGCTTGGATATGGAAACGGTGAGTTCGATGTGGAGCGTGATTCAGCAAGAGTTCCCCATGTACACCGTCATCTGCGTTGCGCACACACTAGAGGGGGCTCCGGACTTTGATACGGTCTTGGTAATGAGCGAAGGGGAAATTATAGAAATGGGGAGCCCGCTCGACTTGCTACGCAGGAGAGGAGGCAAATTCCGCAACTTGTGGCACGGCACCACGGTTCCACACGTCCAAGCTGGGCATGCAGGTGAAGGAGCATGA